In the genome of Candidatus Omnitrophota bacterium, one region contains:
- a CDS encoding SDR family oxidoreductase, with protein MKDLKGKNAVITGASKGIGKSIARRLAQSGVNLVLAARTQSTLDETTKEIEKENNTKVFGVPCDVSRLADLENLVKVSLEKLGKIDILINNAGVSSQHSFDQQPLDDLERLAHTNYLGYVRLTRLVIPHMIENKSGSIINMVSGSVLVEPVPRNFLVYSSLKVGLRAFSKGLFWEMRDKGIKVTAIMPGVTDTDLTGKLAEITEKQKGRLISTESIEEAVMFALRVPQNVCPLELAVINQQTPWAKPVIPFTQKHPR; from the coding sequence ATGAAGGACCTAAAGGGTAAAAATGCTGTCATTACCGGCGCAAGCAAGGGTATTGGAAAATCTATTGCCCGAAGGCTTGCTCAAAGCGGCGTTAACCTGGTTTTAGCGGCGCGCACACAGTCTACGCTGGATGAAACAACAAAGGAAATAGAAAAAGAAAATAATACCAAGGTCTTCGGTGTTCCTTGTGATGTTTCCCGTTTGGCTGACCTGGAAAATCTGGTTAAAGTTTCTTTAGAAAAATTAGGAAAGATTGATATTTTAATTAATAACGCCGGCGTTTCCAGTCAGCATTCTTTTGATCAACAGCCCTTAGACGATTTAGAGCGCCTGGCCCATACCAATTATTTGGGGTATGTAAGACTTACCCGCCTGGTAATTCCCCACATGATCGAAAATAAATCCGGTTCAATTATTAATATGGTTTCCGGCTCAGTTTTAGTTGAGCCTGTGCCGCGCAATTTTCTGGTATATAGTTCGTTGAAAGTCGGATTGCGCGCTTTTTCTAAGGGTTTATTCTGGGAGATGCGCGATAAGGGCATTAAGGTTACCGCGATTATGCCCGGGGTTACTGATACTGATTTAACCGGAAAACTGGCGGAAATAACCGAGAAGCAAAAAGGGCGCTTAATTTCTACAGAGTCGATAGAGGAAGCGGTAATGTTTGCCTTAAGGGTTCCTCAAAACGTCTGTCCGCTGGAACTGGCGGTTATAAATCAACAAACCCCCTGGGCAAAACCGGTTATTCCTTTTACGCAGAAACACCCCCGGTGA
- a CDS encoding MFS transporter: MKKSVFFLIASAGFVLSFNVIACSALIPSIAAAFGVNEFFVGKIVWLYMLPYGLMALFYAPLSRSLDCKKILSFSLAVLCLANLFSGLASNLYLLFAARVLAGMSGAAIVPLSLILIAKTSLPQERGKRVGWFFSITFVATLLGLFLSGLLFWRWIFLIPAIGAALVCASVCFYFPNFLPVEEKVKFNYFQVLSEKKVFRLFVYIFLMSFLYHGVRQWLGVYFSKVYGFEQFWVSMLLTTVTLGGIFGESLGGILSDRAGIGRIRVVNAGMALMLFVLLILLFKNALFALFTVMFIWGLGWTFNHSGISTILTDLPHRHLYESAGLNSSVRFLSGGLGMVVGGILVRRSFNLEFAIFAFCLFLLIIFRKKLVIKEA, translated from the coding sequence ATAAAAAAGTCAGTTTTTTTTCTTATAGCTTCAGCCGGATTTGTTCTTTCTTTTAATGTGATAGCCTGTTCGGCATTAATTCCCTCGATTGCCGCCGCGTTTGGGGTAAATGAGTTTTTTGTTGGAAAGATCGTCTGGCTCTATATGCTGCCTTATGGCCTGATGGCTTTGTTTTATGCGCCGTTATCCAGAAGCTTAGATTGCAAAAAGATACTTTCTTTTTCTCTGGCTGTTCTTTGCCTGGCTAATCTTTTTTCGGGGCTGGCTTCAAATTTGTATCTTCTTTTTGCTGCCAGGGTGTTAGCCGGTATGTCCGGGGCGGCAATTGTGCCTTTGAGCCTGATCTTAATTGCTAAAACCTCTCTTCCGCAGGAAAGAGGCAAGAGAGTAGGATGGTTTTTTAGCATCACTTTTGTTGCTACGCTTTTGGGACTATTTTTGAGCGGATTGCTCTTCTGGCGCTGGATTTTTTTAATACCGGCAATCGGCGCGGCATTGGTTTGCGCAAGCGTTTGTTTTTATTTCCCCAATTTTCTTCCCGTAGAAGAGAAGGTGAAATTCAATTATTTTCAGGTTCTTTCCGAGAAAAAGGTTTTTCGGTTATTCGTTTATATATTTTTAATGAGTTTTCTCTATCACGGAGTAAGGCAGTGGCTGGGGGTTTATTTTTCTAAGGTTTACGGCTTTGAACAATTTTGGGTCAGCATGCTTTTAACCACAGTAACCTTAGGCGGGATATTCGGCGAGTCGTTAGGAGGAATTCTGTCTGACCGGGCCGGCATTGGCAGGATAAGGGTTGTTAATGCAGGAATGGCCTTGATGCTTTTTGTTCTTCTTATTCTTTTATTTAAAAATGCCCTGTTCGCCCTTTTTACGGTTATGTTTATCTGGGGGTTGGGCTGGACATTCAATCATTCGGGAATTTCTACTATTTTGACTGATCTGCCCCACAGGCATCTTTATGAATCAGCCGGTTTGAATAGTTCGGTAAGATTCTTATCCGGAGGTCTGGGTATGGTCGTTGGCGGGATTTTAGTCCGCAGGAGTTTTAATTTGGAATTTGCAATTTTTGCTTTTTGTTTGTTTTTGCTGATTATTTTCAGAAAAAAACTGGTTATCAAGGAGGCTTAA
- a CDS encoding SRPBCC family protein: protein MGHTNNSILINAPYDKVFDISNDIERWTELFGEEYKEAKILKREGNKLTFCLTDNENRSWQSFRLLFKEHYFAYAQKLPPEFPFKYMKIIWLYTLKSEGVLMTWIQDFEMDEKAKFNDSQVEEMINKHSRENLNIFKRIIENEAKK, encoded by the coding sequence ATGGGGCATACAAATAATTCCATTTTAATCAACGCGCCTTATGATAAAGTATTTGACATTTCTAATGATATCGAACGCTGGACAGAATTGTTTGGCGAAGAATACAAAGAGGCAAAGATTTTAAAGCGCGAAGGGAATAAGCTTACCTTTTGCTTAACCGATAATGAAAATCGCTCTTGGCAGTCATTTCGACTGCTTTTTAAGGAGCATTATTTTGCTTACGCCCAGAAACTGCCGCCGGAATTCCCGTTTAAATATATGAAAATTATTTGGCTTTATACCCTTAAATCCGAGGGTGTTTTAATGACCTGGATACAGGATTTCGAGATGGACGAAAAGGCCAAGTTTAACGACAGCCAGGTTGAGGAAATGATCAATAAACATTCCCGGGAGAATTTAAATATATTCAAGCGGATTATTGAAAACGAGGCAAAAAAATAA
- a CDS encoding cyclase family protein, with amino-acid sequence MRLIDLSLPIDDKNPEAHPIRIERLGHRKGIEHLNWLMMRKSIKGLISYLLGKRIIRPDDLPDKEFLSLEMVYCSVHTGTHVDAPYHFGTRCEGKDSKKIDDLPLEWFYGNGVVLGLTHKKPEEAISVEDIKSALNKVNYKLKPKDIVFLHTGADKYFGSKDYMIKFPGVSAGAIEYILAQGVKVIGIDALGFDRPYPAMLKDFLSKKEKEVLWPAHFYGRKKEYAHIERLANLDKLPQAFGFKIACFPVKIRDAGASFSRVVAILEE; translated from the coding sequence ATGAGATTAATTGATTTAAGTCTGCCTATTGACGACAAAAACCCCGAGGCCCATCCTATCCGGATAGAAAGGCTTGGGCATAGAAAGGGCATTGAGCATTTGAACTGGCTGATGATGCGCAAAAGCATCAAAGGACTTATTTCATATTTGCTGGGAAAAAGAATAATCAGGCCCGATGATTTACCCGACAAAGAATTTCTTTCTTTAGAAATGGTTTACTGCAGTGTGCATACCGGCACGCATGTGGATGCGCCATATCACTTTGGCACAAGATGCGAAGGTAAAGATTCTAAAAAGATTGATGATTTGCCCCTGGAATGGTTTTATGGGAACGGGGTTGTGCTGGGTTTAACTCATAAAAAGCCGGAGGAAGCAATTAGCGTTGAAGATATAAAATCCGCGTTAAATAAAGTTAATTACAAATTAAAACCCAAAGATATTGTTTTTTTACATACCGGCGCTGATAAATATTTTGGCAGTAAGGATTATATGATTAAATTTCCCGGGGTGAGCGCAGGGGCAATAGAGTATATTTTGGCTCAGGGCGTGAAGGTGATCGGGATCGATGCGTTGGGTTTTGACCGGCCTTACCCGGCAATGCTCAAGGACTTTTTGTCAAAAAAAGAAAAGGAAGTTCTCTGGCCGGCTCATTTTTACGGCCGGAAAAAAGAATATGCGCATATTGAACGTTTGGCAAACTTAGATAAGCTGCCTCAGGCCTTTGGATTCAAGATTGCCTGTTTTCCGGTGAAGATAAGGGATGCGGGGGCGAGTTTTAGCCGGGTAGTAGCTATATTGGAAGAATAA
- a CDS encoding acyl carrier protein, translating into MAVEEDVKEVIIQTLSVKPEEVKLDKNLYDSLGVDSTEMVDLRIALEKKFGIKIEGKEIGKTSSPDDIIKVIGSKRKAF; encoded by the coding sequence ATGGCAGTTGAAGAGGATGTGAAAGAGGTTATTATTCAGACTTTAAGCGTAAAGCCGGAAGAAGTAAAATTGGATAAAAATTTATATGATTCTTTAGGCGTAGATTCAACAGAGATGGTGGATTTAAGAATTGCCCTAGAGAAAAAATTCGGCATAAAAATTGAGGGTAAAGAAATTGGCAAAACCAGTTCACCGGATGACATAATTAAAGTAATCGGAAGCAAAAGGAAGGCGTTTTAA
- a CDS encoding beta-ketoacyl-[acyl-carrier-protein] synthase family protein, with protein sequence MGDIVITGMGIVSPAGIGKANFWRHIREGRSFVSPITRFDSSLYPSRVAGQIKEIEPYSNSFSPRMLKKIDLFSHLALIASELALKDADINLENFDLKRTGIFMGNAIGGWLFAETELRDLYLEGWKGVSPFMASAWFPAAPQGQISIHYGIKGYSKTLIADRAGSLMAINYAAKTLKRKKLDLVLVGGMEAPVTPYALLCCSTYGFLSKKNGGPGAYSPFDKERDGFVIAEGSGILTLERSDDAEKRQAPRYAKVCGFYTNCDAYDRIKPDPEGLYLAKALEETLKQAGFDKSSVDYICADGAATIWGDISETKAIKKVFGKRAKHIPVSAPKSMFGNMLGAQGSVDVITTVLSMMYHTVPPTINYRNPDPACDLDYVPNKSEHKEVKRALVISRGRGGINAVMALEKVESRE encoded by the coding sequence ATGGGGGATATCGTGATTACCGGAATGGGCATAGTTTCTCCGGCCGGGATCGGCAAGGCAAATTTCTGGCGTCATATCCGGGAAGGGAGATCTTTCGTCAGCCCGATTACGCGGTTTGATTCTTCCCTTTATCCTTCGCGAGTTGCCGGACAGATTAAGGAGATCGAGCCTTACAGTAATAGCTTTTCTCCCCGGATGCTGAAGAAGATCGATCTTTTTTCCCATTTAGCTTTGATAGCTTCCGAGCTGGCTTTAAAGGACGCGGATATTAATTTAGAAAACTTTGACCTCAAGCGTACCGGTATCTTTATGGGTAACGCTATCGGCGGCTGGCTTTTTGCGGAAACAGAACTGAGAGATCTTTATCTGGAAGGCTGGAAAGGTGTCAGCCCGTTTATGGCTTCGGCCTGGTTTCCCGCTGCCCCCCAGGGACAGATCTCTATACACTATGGGATTAAAGGATATTCCAAGACATTGATTGCTGACCGCGCCGGTTCTTTAATGGCCATTAATTATGCTGCTAAAACCTTAAAAAGAAAAAAACTGGATTTGGTCCTGGTTGGAGGAATGGAAGCCCCGGTTACGCCATACGCGCTTTTATGCTGTAGTACTTACGGTTTTCTCTCTAAAAAGAACGGAGGGCCGGGCGCATATTCACCTTTTGACAAAGAGCGTGATGGATTTGTTATTGCTGAAGGCTCGGGTATTTTAACTTTAGAAAGATCGGATGATGCTGAAAAAAGACAGGCCCCGCGTTATGCTAAGGTTTGCGGATTTTATACTAATTGTGATGCTTACGACCGTATTAAGCCGGACCCGGAAGGATTATATCTGGCCAAGGCTTTAGAGGAGACGCTTAAGCAGGCAGGGTTTGATAAAAGCAGCGTTGATTATATCTGTGCTGACGGAGCAGCGACTATCTGGGGAGATATCAGCGAGACCAAAGCGATAAAAAAGGTTTTTGGTAAAAGGGCAAAGCATATTCCGGTAAGCGCGCCGAAATCAATGTTTGGCAATATGCTTGGCGCTCAGGGAAGCGTGGATGTCATTACTACGGTTTTGAGTATGATGTATCACACAGTTCCTCCGACGATAAATTACCGCAATCCCGACCCAGCCTGTGATCTGGATTATGTGCCTAATAAATCTGAACATAAAGAAGTCAAGCGCGCCCTGGTTATATCCCGCGGCCGGGGAGGGATTAACGCGGTGATGGCTTTAGAAAAAGTAGAGAGTAGAGAGTAG